ACCGTCTGGtcaaggaggaggggaggattGGCATTTTGCGTTTATAAAACACTTAGAAGTCCATCACAAAGAAGACTTGGTATTTTGCATTTGTCACACTCACAATTCACATTACACAATCTGCGAAAAATATGCATGCAAATAAACTGCCATTCTCATCACAAGGATCTTAATCATCTTCAAaattaaagaaagaaagaaaaagttGATTAAAGTATCTGGTATGGTTACCACAAACCTTGGGCCAGCGGCACCACACTTTCACACTCACCGGAAAGGGCAAGGAAACTTGCCGCTGCAGGCTTCCAAGTGACATCGATGGTCAGTAACTTGCCTGCCCGGTGAAACCGACGTGTGATCCATCGGATGGATGCATTACTGATAATGTAAACGAGCAGTCCATGTTTTTCACACGATGGAGCTGACCGGACATAGATGATCACCCGGTCCAAGGAGTGGCACACAAAGGTCCCGGCCACGGAGAAGCCGACACTGGACGAGTCCAAGCCATCGATCGCCGTACGTGGGAAACTTTTGGCCAGGCCAAAGATGAAAGAGCCGTGAAGGCGGTTGTACGTGCCAGCGGTTGCCTGCCTACCTGAAACAGTCCGCGAGCGACTGAACGAGGAAGGAGCGAAGGAAGCAACAGGCCCCGAAATAGCCAGACGAGCGGCGgaacggacggacggacgtgACACCACGTTGCTGGAAGAGATTGGAATGCCTGGAAACGGGAGATCGAATCCATTCCTTTCCTGGAGCGCCTACCCGTCGTTTCGTCCCCCAAGGCCCTGCCCGTCGTCGTGAACCCGCCTCGCGTTTTCTTTCCCGTCCGTTCCCCGGCCAGGGGCGCGGGTCACGCCGTGGGCGTGAAGCTCCAGGACTGTCGCTGCTTCGGCCGTACCGTGCCGTGCCGGGCTTTGCGTTTCCTCGATCCAGCCCGGTCGCCTTCGGTCGATCGATCCggcaaccaaccaaccaaccaggTCCTGCTCCTCTCTTCTCCGAACCCGCTTCAGATTAATTAAGCAAATCGAAATTAACTAGTACTCGAAGGCTGCTGATTACGAGTCTTAAAGTTATTACTCTGCTGTTCCCTGCAGGTGGTCTCGTCTCGGACTCCAGTTCCCCGTGGGTTCCGATTCGTGTCCGACCGGCGGTCCATCGATCCTCCTATATAAAGCTACCAATACGCCCGTCTCAAGGCCTCAATCCAATCCAAAGCCAAAGCCAACGAGTTCCCAATCAATCGAATCAACGACCCAGAGAGCTCAGAGACGCCCACGAAACAAGAGCCAGCGTAGCTTCAGGCTTTTCAGCACACGATCTTTGTGCTCCCCAGCCAGCCACGATTGGCAATCTTTgctcctcgccgtcggccCGCCGAGCCGCCGCAATGGCCGAGACaccaccggcaccggcacgcGGTGGCGGCGTGCTGCCGGACTTCCTACAATCCGTGAAGCTCAAGTACGTGAAGCTGGGGTACCACTACCTGATCACCCACGGCGCCTACCTCGCAGCGCTCGCCCCACTCCCGGGTCTCCTCCTCGCATCACACCTCTCCACTTTCACCATGGCCGACCTCACCACGCTCTGGGACACCTTAATCATCAGCCAGCAGCACAACCTGGGATCCCTCATCGCCTGCACGACGCTCCTCGTATCCCTATGCACGGCCTACATACTCACCCGGCCACGGCCCGTCTACCTCGTCGACTTCGCCTGCTACAAACCCGCCGAGGAGCGCAAGTGCAGCCGGGCACGCTTCATGTCCTGCACCGAGTCCCTCGGCACGTTCACCCCGGAGAACGTCGACTTCCAGCGCCGGACGGTCCTCCGGTCCGGGCTCGGCGACGAGACGTACCTCCCGGAAGCCGTGCTCAACGTGCCGCCCAACCCGTCCATGGCCAACGCTAGAAAAGAAGCCGAGATGGTCATGTTCGGCGCGCTTGATGACCTCTTCGCCAAGACCGGGGTGAAGCCGAAAGACATCGGCATCCTCGTCGTCAACTGCAGCCTGTTCAACCCGACCCCGTCGTTGTCCGCCATGGTGGTGAACCACTACAAGCTCCGGGGGAACATCGTGAGCTACAACCTTGGCGGCATGGGTTGCAGCGCCGGGGTGATCGCCGTGGATCTCGCCAGGGACTTGCTCAAGGTTCGCCGCAACACGTACGCCGTGGTGATCAGCATGGAGAACATCACGCTCAACTGGTACTTCGGCAACGACCGCTCCAAGCTGCTCCCAAACTGCCTCTTCCGgatgggcggcgccgccgtgctcctctCCAACCGGGGCTCGGCACGGCGCCGCGCGAAGTACCAGCTGGTGCACACGGTGCGCACGCACAggggcgccgacgacaaggcgTTCCGGTGCGTGTACCAGGAGCAGGACGAGGACGGGAAGACTGGGGTTTCGCTCTCCAAGGACCTGATGCACATTGCCGGGGACGCGCTCAAGACCAACATCACGACGCTCGGGCCGCTCGTGCTGCCATTGAGCGAGCagctgctcttcttcctcacgctTGCGGCGCGCCGGGTGCCGTGGGCGTGGGGGAAGCGCGTCAGGCCTTACATCCCGGACTTCAAGCTCGCGTTCGAGCACTTCTGTATCCACGCCGGGGGCCGGGCCGTGCTGGACGAGCTGGAGAAGAACTTGAAGCTC
The Brachypodium distachyon strain Bd21 chromosome 2, Brachypodium_distachyon_v3.0, whole genome shotgun sequence genome window above contains:
- the LOC100843954 gene encoding 3-ketoacyl-CoA synthase 11, coding for MITRSKEWHTKVPATEKPTLDESKPSIAGRGSRRGREAPGLSLLRPYRAVPGFAFPRSSPVAFGRSIRQPTNQPGGLVSDSSSPWVPIRVRPAVHRSSYIKLPIRPSQGLNPIQSQSQRVPNQSNQRPRELRDAHETRASVASGFSAHDLCAPQPATIGNLCSSPSARRAAAMAETPPAPARGGGVLPDFLQSVKLKYVKLGYHYLITHGAYLAALAPLPGLLLASHLSTFTMADLTTLWDTLIISQQHNLGSLIACTTLLVSLCTAYILTRPRPVYLVDFACYKPAEERKCSRARFMSCTESLGTFTPENVDFQRRTVLRSGLGDETYLPEAVLNVPPNPSMANARKEAEMVMFGALDDLFAKTGVKPKDIGILVVNCSLFNPTPSLSAMVVNHYKLRGNIVSYNLGGMGCSAGVIAVDLARDLLKVRRNTYAVVISMENITLNWYFGNDRSKLLPNCLFRMGGAAVLLSNRGSARRRAKYQLVHTVRTHRGADDKAFRCVYQEQDEDGKTGVSLSKDLMHIAGDALKTNITTLGPLVLPLSEQLLFFLTLAARRVPWAWGKRVRPYIPDFKLAFEHFCIHAGGRAVLDELEKNLKLTEAQMEPSRMTLHRFGNTSSSSLWYELAYAEAKGRIRKGDRTWQIAFGSGFKCNSAVWRALRTVNPARENMVGNPWADEIHRFPVPVIIPDTASSSSAAPPSSSSSS